From Leptotrichia wadei, one genomic window encodes:
- the lon gene encoding endopeptidase La translates to MQNKPFIATRELVVFPGVVTPIFIGRQSSLKSLEEAVARFDNKLILTSQKDANIEEPKFPEDVYETGVLVHIIQTVKMPNGNVKVLVEAKHRVLINQFSKDENGIIYAEYEEIFSKPIDESKAEALKRKVIDEFSKYAKKTNKVLPDIIYNIKEISSIDKVFDLICTNLMIATDVKQGLLETLDVEERAYKILSILEREIEIFMLEREIENRVKEQMAEVQKNYYLREKIKVMREEMGEGTDSDEELEELDQRVKDAKIPQDLKDKLVKELSRMKKMPDFSAESSVIRTYIETVLELPWEVSTNDEIDIKKAEKILNEDHYGLEEVKERILEFLAIKKLNNTLKGSIICLVGPPGVGKTSLAHSVARAMNRKFTRISLGGVRDEAEIRGHRRTYVGAMPGRIINSLKQVGVNNPVMLFDEIDKMASDFRGDPASAMLEVLDPAQNNSFEDHYIDHTFDLSNVFFICTANDLGGIPGPLRDRMEIISIESYTEFEKLNIAKKYLIPQTQEENGLKEFKISFSDKAVMKIINEYTREAGVRNLRREIGKLFRKIAKEILLSKSDSKKISVSEAKVKKYLGNAKFRIDKIKEKEGKIGVVNGLAWTAVGGTTLEVQAVKMEGKGVLQLTGKLGDVMKESARVAYSYVRHIKNELGIKEKFNETTDVHLHFPEGAVPKDGPSAGITITTAIISVLTNKEVRQDVAMTGEITITGEVLAVGGIKEKVIGAHRVGIRDVVLPFDNKVDTEELPKEIADQMKFYFAKTYDDVKKIVFVDKKDSEKKKEAKKSETAKEK, encoded by the coding sequence ATGCAAAATAAACCGTTTATAGCTACAAGAGAATTAGTTGTATTTCCAGGCGTTGTAACTCCGATTTTTATCGGAAGGCAGTCAAGCCTGAAAAGTCTTGAAGAAGCAGTTGCAAGATTTGATAATAAGCTGATTCTTACGTCGCAAAAGGATGCGAATATAGAAGAGCCGAAATTTCCAGAAGATGTTTATGAAACTGGAGTTTTAGTTCACATTATACAAACAGTAAAAATGCCAAATGGAAATGTAAAAGTGCTTGTTGAAGCTAAGCATAGAGTTCTTATCAATCAGTTTTCAAAAGATGAAAATGGCATTATTTATGCTGAATATGAAGAAATCTTTTCAAAGCCAATTGATGAAAGTAAAGCTGAGGCTTTGAAGCGTAAAGTTATTGATGAATTTTCAAAATATGCAAAGAAAACTAATAAAGTGTTGCCTGATATTATTTATAATATAAAGGAAATTAGCAGCATTGACAAAGTTTTTGATTTGATCTGCACTAATCTTATGATTGCGACAGATGTGAAGCAAGGGCTTCTTGAAACGCTGGATGTGGAAGAAAGAGCCTATAAGATTTTAAGCATACTTGAAAGAGAAATTGAAATCTTTATGCTTGAAAGAGAAATTGAAAATCGTGTGAAGGAACAGATGGCAGAAGTTCAGAAAAACTATTATTTACGTGAAAAAATTAAGGTAATGCGTGAAGAAATGGGAGAAGGAACGGATTCTGACGAGGAATTGGAAGAACTTGATCAAAGAGTAAAGGATGCTAAAATTCCTCAGGATTTGAAGGATAAATTGGTAAAAGAGCTTTCAAGAATGAAGAAAATGCCTGATTTTTCTGCAGAATCTTCAGTAATTAGAACATATATTGAAACTGTGCTTGAATTACCTTGGGAAGTTTCTACTAACGATGAAATTGATATAAAGAAAGCTGAAAAAATTCTGAATGAGGACCATTACGGATTGGAAGAAGTAAAAGAAAGAATTTTAGAATTTTTGGCAATAAAAAAATTAAACAATACATTAAAAGGTTCGATTATCTGTCTTGTAGGGCCTCCAGGTGTGGGTAAAACATCACTTGCACATTCGGTAGCCCGTGCAATGAACAGAAAATTTACAAGAATCTCGCTTGGTGGAGTAAGAGATGAGGCTGAAATTCGTGGACATAGAAGAACTTATGTAGGAGCAATGCCTGGAAGAATTATAAATTCATTGAAACAGGTTGGAGTGAATAATCCTGTAATGCTGTTTGATGAAATTGATAAAATGGCTTCTGACTTTAGAGGAGATCCTGCTTCAGCAATGCTGGAAGTATTAGATCCTGCACAAAATAACTCATTTGAAGACCATTACATTGATCATACTTTTGACTTGTCAAATGTATTTTTCATTTGTACAGCAAATGATTTGGGCGGAATTCCAGGACCGCTTCGTGACAGAATGGAAATTATTTCAATCGAGTCATACACAGAATTTGAAAAATTAAATATTGCTAAAAAATATTTAATTCCTCAAACACAGGAAGAAAATGGATTAAAAGAATTTAAAATTTCATTTTCTGATAAAGCAGTCATGAAAATTATAAATGAGTATACAAGAGAAGCTGGAGTTAGAAATTTACGAAGAGAAATTGGTAAATTATTTAGAAAGATAGCAAAGGAAATACTTTTATCAAAATCTGACAGCAAGAAAATCTCTGTTTCTGAAGCAAAAGTCAAGAAATATTTGGGAAATGCCAAATTCAGAATTGATAAAATTAAAGAAAAAGAAGGTAAAATCGGTGTTGTAAATGGACTTGCATGGACAGCGGTTGGAGGAACAACTCTGGAAGTGCAGGCGGTAAAAATGGAAGGGAAAGGTGTGCTGCAGCTTACTGGGAAGCTGGGAGATGTAATGAAGGAATCAGCTAGAGTGGCATATTCTTATGTACGGCACATAAAAAATGAACTTGGAATAAAAGAAAAATTCAATGAAACAACAGATGTTCACTTACACTTTCCTGAAGGAGCAGTACCAAAAGACGGACCATCAGCAGGAATAACAATTACAACAGCAATAATTTCAGTATTGACTAATAAGGAAGTTAGACAAGATGTGGCAATGACTGGAGAAATTACGATTACTGGAGAAGTTCTGGCAGTTGGCGGAATTAAAGAAAAGGTAATCGGAGCTCATAGAGTCGGAATAAGAGATGTTGTGCTTCCTTTTGATAATAAAGTTGATACAGAGGAACTTCCAAAGGAAATTGCAGACCAGATGAAATTTTATTTTGCAAAAACGTATGATGATGTGAAAAAGATTGTTTTTGTGGATAAGAAAGATTCAGAAAAGAAAAAAGAAGCAAAGAAAAGCGAGACTGCAAAAGAAAAATAA
- the metH gene encoding methionine synthase, whose amino-acid sequence MENKYKNSYNLLQNDLKNKILMLDGAMGTMIQRENLTADDFGGEKYEGCNDYLVLKRPDIIKNIHKKYLEAGSDIIETNSFGALEIVLKDYDLEDKVFEMNKRAAKLVNEAIAEYRSEHPEVTRNLYVAGALGPSNKSISVTGGVTFEELIHNYYTAVSGLLAGGVDLILFETIQDTRNLKAAYLGLKKAMEENYTVPLMLSFTIESTGTTLAGQTADAFYYAVNHMNPFSVGLNCATGPEFMTQFLKTLNNISNTYISVYPNAGLPNEDGEYEETPDTLSAKIEPFFQNHYLNIVGGCCGTTPEHIQRIKEKSINYEPRVIDKNKDFNDVSGLIALETPKDRPIYVGERTNVIGSRIFKNLIASEKFDEATEVARLQIKGRADVIDICLANPDRDEIADMKAFLDKVAKFAKVPLMIDSTDINVVKEGLTYLQGKGIINSINLEDGEKKFTDMAKVIKDFGASVVVGLIDEEGMAVSVEKKLKVARRSYELLTKKYGIDERDIIFDTLVFPVATGDQKYIGSATATIEAIRQIKAEMPNVKTILGVSNVSFGLPIAGREVLNTYYMQKAYEAGLDYAIINTEKVIPMNEISDEEKELSENILFHTNDENVSKFANFYREKKAVKKVADTSNLTTEEKVANLVVEGSKKDLTILLDELLKKYSPIEIINGPLMTGMDEVGRLFNNNDLIVAEVLQSAEVMKASVSHLEQFMKKDESSVKGKVVMATVKGDVHDIGKNLVGIIIGNNGYEVIDLGINASAEKIREAIIEHKADFLGLSGLLVKSATEMVNTMEVLREAGIDIPIFVGGAALTEKFTVNKIEPAYKNNIVIYSRDAMTALSDLNKMIDEKKFEEFKEHLQKRRELVTIKDAKKLEQLKVKPTVSDIKDADGTFDFSKVELPKYNFEKIYKPQTLNKQILTNIKAKDVFPFVNLQMLIGKHLGMKWIVNNLIEKQDPRTIKLYNEILDIVENGDEYFDIKAIYKFFPARRKAGKRKDDFKIEILSDDLSTVLETFDFPRQKYGQYLSLNDYVSPEGIDYIGFFVATAGEKSRLVSNELKEKGEFYRGHIVNSIGLELAEATSEYIHKMMRQDVGIIDKNISLNEILNAQYQGNRYSFGYPACPDLSDQRKLFNLLKPERYGITLTEEFMMYPEATVSAIVFSQPFCKYFNM is encoded by the coding sequence ATGGAAAATAAATATAAAAATTCATATAATTTATTACAAAATGATCTAAAAAATAAAATACTAATGCTGGATGGAGCAATGGGAACAATGATTCAGCGAGAAAATTTGACTGCTGATGACTTTGGCGGAGAAAAATATGAAGGATGTAATGATTATCTTGTGCTGAAAAGACCTGATATTATTAAGAATATTCATAAAAAATATCTGGAAGCTGGAAGTGATATTATTGAAACTAACAGTTTTGGAGCTTTAGAAATTGTATTAAAGGACTATGACTTGGAAGACAAAGTTTTTGAAATGAATAAAAGGGCTGCAAAACTTGTAAATGAAGCTATTGCAGAATATAGAAGTGAACATCCTGAAGTTACACGAAATCTTTATGTTGCAGGAGCTCTAGGGCCTTCTAACAAGTCAATCAGTGTTACTGGCGGAGTTACCTTTGAAGAACTTATTCACAATTATTATACCGCTGTTTCAGGGCTTCTGGCTGGTGGAGTCGACTTGATTCTATTTGAAACGATCCAAGATACAAGAAACTTGAAAGCAGCTTATTTGGGGCTTAAAAAGGCTATGGAAGAAAATTATACTGTTCCGTTAATGCTGTCATTTACGATTGAAAGTACAGGAACTACGCTTGCAGGGCAAACTGCAGATGCCTTTTATTATGCTGTAAATCACATGAATCCATTTTCTGTGGGGCTAAATTGTGCAACTGGACCTGAATTTATGACACAGTTCTTAAAAACATTGAATAATATTTCAAATACTTATATTTCAGTTTATCCAAATGCAGGATTGCCTAATGAAGACGGGGAATATGAGGAAACTCCAGACACATTGTCAGCTAAAATTGAACCGTTTTTCCAAAACCATTATTTAAATATTGTTGGTGGATGCTGCGGAACTACGCCTGAACACATTCAAAGAATTAAGGAAAAAAGTATAAATTATGAACCAAGAGTTATTGATAAAAATAAAGATTTTAACGATGTTTCTGGATTAATAGCCTTGGAAACGCCAAAAGATCGACCAATTTACGTGGGGGAACGTACAAATGTAATTGGTTCACGTATTTTTAAAAACTTAATTGCCAGCGAGAAATTTGACGAGGCGACAGAAGTTGCTAGACTTCAGATTAAGGGACGTGCGGATGTAATTGATATTTGTCTTGCGAATCCTGATAGAGACGAGATTGCCGATATGAAGGCATTTTTAGATAAAGTGGCAAAATTTGCTAAAGTTCCGCTTATGATTGACTCAACTGATATAAATGTTGTTAAAGAAGGACTTACTTACTTGCAAGGGAAAGGAATTATAAATTCGATTAACCTTGAAGATGGGGAAAAGAAATTTACTGATATGGCAAAAGTTATTAAGGATTTTGGGGCTTCTGTTGTTGTTGGACTAATTGATGAGGAAGGTATGGCTGTTTCTGTTGAGAAAAAATTGAAAGTTGCCAGAAGAAGCTATGAACTGCTTACAAAAAAATATGGGATTGATGAAAGGGATATAATTTTTGACACATTAGTCTTCCCAGTTGCAACAGGAGATCAAAAGTACATCGGATCTGCTACAGCAACAATTGAGGCAATTAGGCAAATTAAAGCAGAAATGCCGAATGTAAAGACAATTCTTGGAGTGAGCAACGTTTCATTTGGACTGCCGATTGCTGGAAGGGAAGTTTTAAACACTTATTATATGCAAAAGGCTTATGAGGCTGGACTTGATTATGCAATTATAAATACAGAAAAAGTTATTCCGATGAATGAAATTTCAGATGAAGAAAAAGAACTGTCAGAAAACATTTTATTTCATACAAATGATGAAAATGTATCAAAATTTGCAAATTTCTATCGTGAAAAAAAGGCTGTAAAAAAAGTTGCTGATACAAGTAACCTAACTACTGAAGAAAAAGTTGCAAACTTGGTTGTAGAAGGAAGTAAAAAGGACTTGACAATTTTACTGGATGAATTATTGAAAAAATATTCACCAATTGAAATTATAAACGGGCCTTTAATGACTGGAATGGATGAAGTTGGAAGATTGTTTAACAACAATGACTTAATCGTTGCTGAAGTTCTTCAAAGTGCTGAAGTTATGAAGGCTTCTGTCTCGCATCTGGAACAATTTATGAAAAAAGATGAGTCATCTGTAAAAGGAAAAGTAGTTATGGCAACTGTAAAAGGGGATGTCCACGACATTGGAAAAAATCTGGTTGGAATAATTATTGGAAATAACGGTTATGAAGTAATTGACCTTGGAATCAATGCTTCTGCAGAAAAAATTCGTGAAGCAATTATCGAACATAAAGCTGATTTTCTCGGGCTTTCTGGACTTCTTGTAAAATCTGCCACAGAAATGGTAAATACTATGGAAGTTCTACGTGAAGCTGGAATTGATATTCCGATATTTGTGGGAGGTGCTGCACTTACAGAAAAATTTACTGTAAACAAAATTGAGCCTGCCTATAAAAATAATATTGTAATTTACTCAAGAGATGCAATGACTGCACTTTCTGATTTAAATAAAATGATTGATGAGAAAAAATTTGAAGAATTTAAGGAACACTTGCAAAAACGTAGAGAATTAGTAACAATTAAAGATGCGAAAAAACTTGAACAACTGAAGGTTAAACCGACAGTAAGTGATATTAAAGATGCTGATGGAACATTCGACTTTTCAAAAGTTGAACTGCCGAAATATAACTTTGAAAAAATTTACAAGCCGCAAACTTTGAATAAGCAAATTTTAACAAATATAAAGGCAAAGGATGTATTTCCATTTGTAAACTTGCAAATGCTTATCGGAAAACATCTTGGAATGAAATGGATTGTAAATAATTTGATTGAAAAACAAGATCCTAGAACAATAAAATTATACAATGAAATTTTAGACATTGTCGAAAATGGCGATGAATACTTTGATATAAAGGCTATTTATAAATTTTTCCCTGCACGTAGAAAAGCTGGAAAAAGAAAAGATGACTTTAAAATTGAAATTCTATCAGATGATTTGTCAACAGTTTTGGAAACTTTTGATTTTCCAAGACAAAAATATGGACAATATTTATCGCTAAATGATTATGTAAGTCCAGAAGGAATCGACTACATCGGATTTTTTGTCGCAACTGCTGGAGAAAAATCAAGACTTGTTTCCAATGAATTAAAGGAAAAAGGCGAATTTTACAGAGGGCATATTGTAAATTCTATTGGACTGGAGCTTGCCGAAGCAACATCTGAATATATTCACAAAATGATGCGTCAAGATGTTGGAATCATTGACAAAAATATCTCTCTAAACGAGATTTTAAATGCCCAATATCAAGGAAACCGTTATTCTTTCGGCTATCCAGCCTGCCCAGACTTAAGCGACCAAAGAAAACTGTTTAATTTATTGAAACCAGAAAGATATGGAATTACATTGACGGAAGAATTTATGATGTACCCGGAAGCGACAGTAAGCGCAATTGTATTCTCACAACCGTTCTGTAAATATTTTAATATGTAA